The following proteins come from a genomic window of Rutidosis leptorrhynchoides isolate AG116_Rl617_1_P2 chromosome 10, CSIRO_AGI_Rlap_v1, whole genome shotgun sequence:
- the LOC139871292 gene encoding uncharacterized protein: MAGSNNDINVLNHSLLFDSLRKDRAAPSPFEVNGNQYPFGYYLADGIYPDWTTLIKGYTTPIEESRKKFTKFQASARKDVERTFGVLQGRFAILKTPARVMSVNKMRRIMYSCIVMHNMIQEDNGFALSTWEQEWLDKPENRPRRNIRRRVKDRRSREKEIRDRDMHDQLREDLTAHIWNLPPNFRSMHN, from the coding sequence ATGGCGGGTTCAAACAATGACATTAATGTGTTAAATCATTCTCTGTTGTTTGATTCCCTTCGTAAGGATAGAGCCGCACCTTCACCGTTTGAAGTAAACGGAAACCAGTATCCCTTTGGTTACTACTTGGCGGACGGGATATATCCCGATTGGACAACACTAATAAAGGGGTATACGACTCCTATTGAAGAGTCTAGAAAAAAATTTACTAAATTTCAAGCGAGTGCTAGAAAGGATGTTGAGCGTACATTTGGTGTTCTACAAGGTCGGTTTGCGATTTTAAAAACACCGGCACGAGTTATGAGTGTTAATAAGATGAGAAGGATAATGTATAGTTGTATTGTTATGCACAACATGATACAAGAAGATAACGGGTTTGCGCTAAGTACTTGGGAACAAGAATGGTTAGATAAACCCGAAAACCGGCCTCGTCGCAATATTCGGAGAAGGGTCAAAGATCGTCGATCACGAGAGAAAGAGATTCGCGATCGAGACATGCATGATCAACTTCGTGAAGATTTAACGGCTCATATTTGGAACCTCCCGCCAAACTTTCGCTCGATGCATaactag
- the LOC139871293 gene encoding uncharacterized protein has translation MDFLALSIDLLFDSTSSEEEEEIQPRTHFQRQPRRFLNRDREAAGQLLWNDYFCENPTFPDDIFKRRFRMRKVLFLHIKDGILQHSYTPNAPDHFTFFQQRPDALERLGFSTIQKITCALRQLSYGMTVDIFDEYIKMAEKTGYVTLNNFCKCIIDLYGREYLRKPNATDIARLYSAHEEKHGFKGMLGSIDCMHWAWKNCPVA, from the coding sequence ATGGATTTTTTAGCCTTAAGTATCGATTTGTTATTCGATTCAACGTCGTCCGAAGAAGAGGAAGAAATCCAACCAAGAACTCATTTTCAAAGACAACCACGACGTTTTTTAAATAGAGATCGTGAAGCAGCGGGTCAATTATTGTGGAACGATTACTTTTGTGAAAATCCGACGTTTCCGGACGACATTTTCAAGAGACGATTTCGGATGCGCAAAGTTTTATTTCTCCATATCAAAGACGGTATTCTTCAACACTCTTATACTCCTAATGCCCCCGATCATTTTACTTTTTTCCAACAACGTCCGGATGCACTTGAACGTCTTGGTTTCTCAACTATTCAAAAAATAACTTGCGCGTTACGGCAATTGTCGTATGGGATGACCGTGGATATATTTGATGAATATATTAAAATGGCGGAAAAAACGGGTTATGTTACTTTAAATAATTTTTGCAAGTGTATAATTGACTTATATGGGCGAGAATATTTGAGGAAGCCTAATGCAACTGACATTGCTCGGTTGTATTCGGCGCACGAGGAGAAACATGGTTTCAAGGGAATGTTGGGTAGTATTGACTGTATGCATTGGGCATGGAAAAATTGTCCCGTTGCATAG